The sequence aattagaaaccaccaagaaacacatgatgtccaattagaaaccaccaagaaacacatgatgtccaattagaaaccaccaagaaacacatgatgtccaaatagaaaccaccaagaaacacatgatgtccaattagaaaccaccaagaaacacatgatgtccaattagaaaccaccaagaaacacatgatgtccaattagaaaccaccaagaaacacatgatgtccaattagaaaccaccaagaaacacatgatgtccaattagaaaccaccaagaaacacataatgtccaattagaaaccaccaagaaacacatgatgtccaattagaaaccaccaagaaacacataatgtccaattagaaaccagcaagaaacacatgatgtccaattagaatccagcaagaaacacatgatgtccaattagaaaccaccaagaaatacatgatgtccaattagaaaccaccaagaatcacatgatgtccaattagaaaccaccaagaaacacataatgtccaattagaaaccagcAAGAAtcacatgatgtccaattagaaaccaccaagaaacacatgatgtccaattagaaaccagcAAGAAAtacatgatgtccaattagaaaccaccaagaatcacatgatgtccaattagaaagcatcaagaaacacatgatgtccaattagaaaccaccaagaaacacaGGATGTCCAATTAGAATccaccaagaaacacatgatgtccaattagaaaccaccaagaaacacatgatgtccaattagaaaccaccaagaaacacatgatgtccaattagaaaccagcaagaaacacatgatgtccaattagaaaccagcaagaaacacatgatgtccaattagaaaccaccaagaaacacatgatgtccaattagaaaccagcaagaaacacatgatgtccaattagaatccagcaagaaacacatgatgtccaattagaaaccaccaagaaacacatgatgtccaattagaaaccaccaagaaacacatgatgtccaattagaaaccaccaagaaacacatgatgtccaattagaaaccaccaagaaacacatgatgtccaattagaaaccagcaagaaacacatgatgtccaattagaaaccaccaagaaacacatgatgtccaattagaaaccaccaagaaacacatgatgtccaattagaaaccaccaagaaacacatgatgtctaattagaaaccaccaagaaatacatgatgtccaattagaaaccagcAAGAAAtacatgatgtccaattagaaaccaccaagaaatacatgatgtccaattagaaaccaccaagaatcacatgatgtccaattagaaaccaccaagaaacacataatgtccaattagaaaccagcAAGAAtcacatgatgtccaattagaaaccaccaagaaacacatgatgtccaattagaaaccagcAAGAAAtacatgatgtccaattagaaaccaccaagaatcacatgatgtccaattagaaagcatcaagaaacacatgatgttgtcatgacgttggcctgtgggtaaggtttatgaccccccataaatacctttctcccttcccctctctttctgaccctactgaaggacttgaatagcctgtgttaaatatagagagtctgggaacatcaaacaaatggggaaaaggaaccatattttggtaataaaaccagttggaaatatgcttgggaacgtaatgagtatggatgtcagttcggttgtcatctgagacattatgactgatgacaggacgacataaactgtacctgagaaagtatacaccctctagttatcagagtaacatggaattgttatgcaattgaaatgtttgatattgaaattgtttgttaggagattaaatgtaattttagcttccaaatgagagaattgggttttcataaggaaagtgccctgcttgatcagtggcccacccctgtgaagagacaggggttataaacgatgaaacacatccttccccctctccactatataagcctttgacgaaaagataaccacatgttccagtacgtgaggtctgcagcctctacgttagaaagacacacatgtcaagtacagaactaagccaacctcggcgtgagctttggtggcgattggtatgaactttgagcttattcactacagaagtgatacttcctagccgttgagttagcagcggccgctgtagacgtgggctaggaaaggacggacgacggatccagtctaacaaacagacaaagataccaccacgtatcaaatgtaccaccagagacattcttccgaggacaggaagatctgttggccaacccggccagcatctacgaccaatctaccgaagcgcagctcagagtaaatatttattgcattttccttttccaaatgggcggtaatttagaatgcataagataatgtatttacgatagcatagctgctgtttcttcgttcctaagtcttcccgctctttcattcaagcccaaccccctttcctttgtgtaaccagccatcatgtatgacatcatttgtattcggtgtatttgtaattctgtgtgattagtttaggtatttagtaaataaataattaaacccaatttggtattgctgattcaacttgttagccagggttcatgaagaaagccaagaatttacaacgttcattatgagactgaaaataagataagggttaatattgactgctatcaatgtaaagtattactaagtattttaagagtttattcggaagataacggctctataaacgttcttccgtggtgccccgactttctagttaattacatttacatgattagcttaatcaggtaatattaattacagagaaagaattttataggttagcatgtcatatcacttaatccggcatagccaaagacacgacaatgtccaattagaaaccaccaagaaacacattatgtccaattagaaaccaccaagaaacacatgatgtccaattagaaaccaccaagaaacacatTATGTCCAATTAGAACCACCAAGAAACACATcatgtccaattagaaaccaccaagaaacacatgatgtccaattagaaaccaccaagaaacacatgatgtccaattagaaaccaccaagaaacatgatgtccaattagaaaccatcaagaaacacatgatgtccaattagaaaccaccaagaaacacatgatgtccaattagaaaccaccaagaaacacatgatgtccaattagaaaccaccaagaaacacatgatgtccaattagaaaccaccaagaaatacatgatgtccaattagaaaccagcaagaaacacatgatgtccaaATAGAATccaccaagaaacacatgatgtccaaATATAGTCTTCATTGTGTTTAGTTAATCACACCATCTCACTATTGTTTTGTATGTTAAATACTTAACAAAGAATGACATGATACATGGTTTAATACTTACAAGCAAGTAACATATTTAACAGACAATACCTAATGAACAGGACTTTCCTACCCTGCTGGTAGTGTATGTTTCTAATGATTCAATAATGAGTCAGCAGTGAGTCTATAGTGAATCAACAGTGAGTCACAACTTAGTAAGTCTTTCTCTGAATCACAACATCACTCTTCTTTTCCATCATCAATAGACTTTAATGACATCCATTTCTCCCCTGAAAGACAGTTCTGAAAACCAATCAGTTGAATTAGATATGGTTAATTAAAAATGTTattcattcctttcacattttatAAGGTGTGTAATTCTCTTTTCCCATATGACACATTTTCTTGATATTTCAATAAAATATCTTTGTAAATTTCAACGGTTCAATAAATACACATTCAACTAATGTTTTATTAAATTAATATGTGCATTAATGAATAATTTATTGATGGGTGAATGAGTGTGGCAGCAGAATTCTTTAGAAGGAACAGGGATGTTATGCTTTTCCACACAATGTGATGATTCAATCGAAAACCTTTCGATGCAGAAACCCACTCATCGGGGATAACCTATCCCCTAGAAGTTTAAAGCTACACAAACAGACAAATGAAGTAAATTAAAAGCCTACTTAACAGCCCAAGGAAAGAAATCATTTTTTATGTGATTAATATTTAGTCACAGAACATCATAATTATAATCAATTACAGGCTACACATCACCAGGGTACTAACAGAATGATAAAATCTctttaatttgatttaatttattgCCATCAAACTACAAACAGAAGTGGAAACTAAAAGCAGCTACTAAAAACTATTTGAGACCATCATACTCTGTTACTACACATGTCTCCTTTCCTTTCTTTGCATTGAAAGAGTGTGAAGCAAATCCCTAGCAGGCATTGTACCTCCACCTAGTGTTCATATTTCAGATCAGCGCAGAGGACATGAAGAAGACGAGGAGAGGAATCCACTGTAAACTGTTGTTATGGTATTGAGCctatgggagaatctcaatttcaTTTACGTGATTCCTCGTGTCCTCTCTCCTCGGTCTCCTTTTCAAAACCCAATGAATGAGAAGGTTAGATATCCCTCCCCTCCAAACCTTCTAAtctaatgggttttgagaagaaagcgaggagagaggacgtgaggaatcaaggaaatggaATGAAGATTCTCCCTATGTCTTGGTTGTGGCCCGGCCCATCAGAGCCTTCTTGGTGTTCCTCTCAGGCCTCAGCAGAATGATGTAACACTTAGGGCCGAACAGCGCCACCAGGAGGCCAAAGCTGGAAGCTAAGATGGCGAATATCTCCACAGCGTCTGCGTACATCCCAGGAGAGCTGACGTAGGCAGGGACGAAGGAGATCCACACAGCACAGAAGATCAGCATGCTGAAGGTGATGAACTTGGCCTCGTTGAAGTTGTCTGGAAGATTCCTGGCCAGGAAAGCCAAGAGGAAGCTAAGGAACGCCAGAAGGCCGATGTAGCCTAACAACGCTCCGAACCCTGCTACCGACCCCACCACACACTCATATACAATCTTATCATTATGGTAGCGCGTGTTTTTGTGTGGAGTTGGAGAGGCTGAAACCAGCCAGGCTGTGCAGATAGCAGCCTGGAATGAGGTGAGAACCAGGACTGTTCCTCTCTGCTGCCCAGCACCAAACCACTTCAGGCTGGCATTGCCCCCGGGCTTAGAGGTCCTAAACACAGCCAGTACCACCATTGTCTTCACCAGTATACAGGAGACACAGAGAACAAAGCTGATACCAAATGCTGCATGCCTCAGCTGACATGTCCACAGCCGGGGCCGGCCAATGAACAGCAGCGAGCACAGGAAGCAGAGTTTGAGTGACAGCAGAAGCAGGAAGCTGAGCTCAGAGTTGTTGGCCTTGACAACAGGAGTGTTCCGGTAGCGGGTGAAGATTCCGAGGACTACTGCACAGATGAGGGCTCCTAGCAACGAGGCAGTCATCAAGGAGATGCCCAGTGATTCCTGGTAGGAGAGGAACTCAACCCCCTTAGGGATGCAGAGGTCACGCTCCGGGCTGGACCAGAAGTCCTCTGGACATCTCAAGCACTCGGCCGAGTCTGACAGGAAGACAGACAAAGCAAATGTGGAAAACCTTTTCATCAGCCCCAAACCACCCTCAAATTCATTAAGTTATATTAATTTCACTGACCTGTGGTGTTGCTGACCTCTCCCTCAGCACAGGAGATGCAGTTGAAGCAGCAGACAGGCTCCCCCTTCTTCCTGGCTACACGGGTGCCTGGGGGACAGCTCTCACTGCACACTGATCGTGGGGGCTGTAATGACGAAGGTGAGGgggaatttaacctttatttaagtaggcaagtcagttaaagaacatattcttatttacaatgacttccTAGGAGGGATAATTTCAGACTTTTATTAGCCCATATTTATACTGCCATATTTATACACTCATATTTAATGCCTCTTTTCCTTCCACTGGTATAAGTTTACACTGTTTCTGTTGCAGTAGTGAAATATGCTATATAGCTATATAACTTTACAAATAACCTTTTTTGACTCAAAGTTCCAGAAAATTCTGTCCTCGTCCAGTGTGAGCTCTTGTCCTGCGGGGGCTGATTCGTCGATCACACCCACAGTCTCCACCTGCACGCTCCCGTCCTGGAGCCACACCCAGTTCATGATGTCATAGATTGCCAAGGCGTCACCGTTGTCATCAAAAGAAACGCGATCGCCAAACCCTGTGGTGAAGTTAACCCTTTCCAGGTAATGGACCACCTGGtcagaggagggagatggagggatggagggaacagaggaaagaggaggagattaTGTAGTCAAAAGACAGTATGAAGTCAGGGGACCTTGACTAAGAAAACAGGAAACAGAAGTAAACAGTTGGCAAAGTGTACGTCtgcatctgtttgtgtgtgtgtgtttgtcccacctgccAGGGTTCCAGTCTCTGTAGGCTGGCACAGCGGTGCCCGCTGAAAGGTCCTCTCCCTGGCACACACTGCAGTAGGTCATGCAGGGCATGGGCCAGGGCGTACACTGCCTTATACACGTTATATTCCGGCCTGAGCTCAGACACGTCCCCACAGTCAGTCTCCACATCCCTCAGGTCCTCCTGACCTGTACATACATCACCCCCAGCCTCCACCCAACTTGCTGGGGGCTCCAACCTGCACCCAAACACAGCCTCCCAGAACTGTCTCACCTTACCAGAACAGATAAGGAAATGTTATAGAGGAAAACTCGTTTTTTTCTTCTGTATTGTAGTATTTATAGGCAAAGTAgccttttaaatgttttaaacatAATGTATAAAGTAATTAAATGGTTGGAGTTAAAAAACAGCAAACTACTTCACCATATTGTTTCCAGGGTTATTGGCAGGTTGGTCGTCAGGGCGGATGCTAAGCAGGTAGTCCTTGAGGCCGGGTATCTCTCCACGACGGATGGCGATACCCAGGGTACCCCCCAGGTAGGGCATGAGACGGGGTGTGTGAAACACAGAGGAAGTGCTCCAGGCTTCACTGGCGATCCACTGGAGACCCTTCACATTCTGCACCACCACCTTGTAAAACGGGTTTTATATTATATAATCTTGGCATCAAGAACACCACAATGGTAATATGCTCTAACTCTTTTATACACTGTTGTTTGTGAGAGGGGTAAAATCCTACAGCTGTTATGGCTGTAATAATGTCTATAGAATGTATTTGAGGAAAAAacgtacttactatgactgtgaaatGTGGTTGCCCCCCCTAGATTAGGATGGATGCACTAACTGTCCAGGGTTACCCATACATAAACTATATGCATACAtcactgactgtaagtcgctttggataaaagcatctgctaaatggtattactaatattattattatgaagTGTGGCTCAgttcccatgtggctcagttggtagagcatggtgtttgcaacgccagggttgtgggtttgattcccacgggggaccactacagagaaaaaaatgtttgaaatgtatgcacttACTCTGTATGCACTTACTATTcacgtaagtcgctctggataagtgcatctgctaaatgactaaaatgtaaatgtaagtgtaaatctctctggattaGAGCCTCTGATACTAaaatgtgaatgtattgtaagtgTTATTTTAGATGAAGTGTCAAGATAAAATCATCTCTGAACCTCGTCCACCAGAGGGAGCAGGTAGGCCTCGTTGgagaacaccaccaccacacgagCAGTGGAGCTCTTGATCTCTCCCACGATCCTCTGCAGCTCTGTGGGGCGGTTGTCTTTGGGCAGGACCTGGGAATAGGCCACACAGCCCCCTGACTTGGCCAGGCTTGAGTGGAAGGACCGGGCAGCGTAAACTCCGTAATCATCATCACTGAACACCAGGCCCACCCATGTCCAACCCAACCGATGTAGGATCTGGATCATGGCTCGCACCTGAGATCACATCAACAGGGATTAGACATTACTGACGTTATTACAGAGACTGGAGAATATAGAGAGATCAACATAAACTACATACATTATTTTTGTCACCTTCAATTTAACCTAATCTAAGcttttttaaatgatttaaccttttatttaactgtaATGTCGTTATACAGTATGAAGTGTATAGTGAGTACACATGGCAACTGACGGTTCACTGTGTAATCATGTCATTGTAGCCTTCTTAGAGACAGACCTGGAAGGAATCACTAGGGATGGTTCTGAAGAAGGATGGGTACTTGCTCCGGTCGCTCAGACAGGAACATGTGGCGTAGTGACTCACCTGAGGGAGTGAAATGTACAATGATAATTTTTTTATTCTTCAATAAATTAATGAAATAGAAAGGTTTCATGCCTGGACACATTTAAGACCTAAACATGCTGTTTCTCACTCAAATTGTGGTTTTGGAATACAAGAAGGACATTTCCAATAATGTTGTCATCTTTCTATTCTTTCTGATTTACCATGGGAACCCGGAACAGCCCTAGGACACTGGAGATGGCAATGGAGTTTGTGGACCCTGGGTCTCCCACAATCCCTAGCACCGGGGGTGACCCAGAACAAGTCTCATCCAATaggaactctttctctctcccactggCCAATGACATGGCAGCACGGAGCGATACTCCCAGCTTCTGGCAGTCGTCATAGAGCTGGTATCCGAGCTTGATGTTGGGCAGAAGGTCAGGGTTTCTGTTGATCTCATCTACAGCAAACGCCATAGTCTGGGCCTGCTGGAAACCACAACTGGTAAAACTGACAGAGAAAAGGAACATTCAATCAATTTGTAAATTTTTTAAATCACtctagaggtgttgaaccctgtGCACCTCTTAagggttgtgtgtgagagagtgttttCTTAAGGGGTTGGGAGGAGAAAACAAATTACTTTTGTCAAGGATAGATAATAAAATAGCTTTATCTTAAAGAGAAATGTGCTTAGAAAACAGGAATAATGATTGAAAACAATGGAATACACACAATTATTAAACAGATATTTTGATACCGCAATGTACTAATCACCAATGTACTATTGACCAATGTACTATTCACCAATGTAACAAGAACCCAGTAGGTCTGCGGGACCAGGGTAGGTTAACACTGATCATAGTGAGGCTTCTTATAGTAGGGATGTCTATCTGTCCTTTATAGGAGAGGTGCAGACACACATCCAGTCCAGTCAAGTTCAGTTCAGTCCAGTAGATGAATACTCACCCCTCACAGTAGAGCTGATGGGGTTCTGATGTGAAAGATAGCTCAGGGAACACAGTGAAGTAGTGGACCTCAAACAGACCTCCCAGAATCACATCACCCTTCTGGTACATCCCATTCAGACTGAACTGCTCCTGCAGACGACAGgacgaggaagaggatgaggcaGAGGAGTTGTTCAATAGAAGGCTCAGAGATGAGGAGTTCAGAATCATGATTATAGATAGGTAAAGGTTAATATATTGCCTGACCCCCATAGCTgtactctgtctctccccctctctctcttgcttactctctctcactctcttttataGTGTCAGCGGAGGTTGACAGTATAAGGCGGGGAGAGGGGTGTCAGGGGGGAGGCAGATTGAGGGAGTTTGGGGGAACGAGTGGCAGGGGGAGGGTTGTTACGTGGAGGGGAGGCTGGGGGGAGGAGTTGGGGGGGAGGAGTAGCAGGGGGAGGGTTGTTACGGGGAGGGGAGGCGGGGGGAGGGGGTCAGAGTTGCAGGTAGGAGATGAGACGAGGGAGTGTCAGAGAAAGACGAAATGTGAACTGTTGCCACACGAAAAAGGCAACCagggaagaacaaacaccattctaaatacaACCCAgattcatgtttatttattttcagttttgtactttaactattagcacatcgttacaacactgtatatatacataacattgatatttgaaatgtctctgttcctttgaaacttttgtgagttttgtctgattttttatttcacttttgttaattcacttgctttggcaatgtgatCATATGATTCCCATGCCAATTAAaccctttgaatttaattgaaagaACTATTACACACCTCCAAGTTATTCCACCATGTGTCCTGTAGGTGAGCTGTTTTTCTCCCTCTCccgcttcctctccctctccctctatctcactctctctctctccctctctcaccctctctcaccctctctctctccctctccctctctctccctctccctctctctctccatctctctctctccatctccctctctctccctctccccccctctctccgtccTTCACAGATGTACCAGTTTATTGCTTGGTGTCTGTTAAGGGTTCTCTAGCACCAGGCTAATAATGAGGCTGTGATGAatcgagagacacacacacacacacacacacacacacaaatttaaaaaaaatctaatttaattggttgcgtacacatattttgcaaaATATTATTGTGAGTGTaatgaaatgcttatgttccaacagtgcagtaatagatAACAATacacctaacaacaacaacaaggaattaagaaatatacaaATATTAGAACAAGCAATGTTAAAAATAGTGTACatgaaatgtgtgtttgtgtcacgtcctgaccagcagatggagctgttgttgtagttttggggtcaggacgtggcagtcttgtgttctgtgttggtcttgtgactcctaatcaggaacagctggggatcgttgttcctgattgggagtcatatatgtaggagtatgtttgtcacttgggtttgtgggtagttgtttttacactgcgtgtatagcctgtaaaactgctactgttgtcaccgtcattgttttttcaagtggatgctttactctttttttggtaataaaataaccatgagtattcacatacctgctgcgccttggtccattcatgaagacaaccgttacagaactacccaccaccaaaggaccaagcagcagaggaggaggaagccacaggagaaggaaatggaagaatggacctggcaggacgagagaaaattctgggcggacaagttaagggagctaagggaacccgagaggcagccccaagattttttttggggggcacacgggtagtttggccaggccagggaagagccgtaagccagctacccgtgactacagggaggtgcgtacgaggtggagggcgtcatgttacgctgaggtgcgcaccatctcgcctatacggaagcacagcccagtgcgcccagtaccagcgccccgcaggtgccagggcaaggggagcatcgagccggaaggggtgatgccaaccctgcactcaagaccgccagtgcgccctttcggtccggtgtttcccgctagacacactagcatggaggtgcgtgtctccaggctggcacgtcctataccagccccacgcatcaggagtctagtgtgtcaacccagcctcgccagtcaacagtcaccagagctgcccgccagtcaacagtcgtcagagctgcccgccagtcaacagtcgtcagagctgcccaccagtcaacagttgtcagagctgcccgccagtcaacagtcgtcagagctgcccgccagtcaacagtcgtcagagctgcccgccagtcaacagtcgtcagagctgcccgccagtcaacagtcgccagagaggtcagactgccctgaactgccggagaggtcggactgccctgaactgccggagtggccggactgcgctgaactgccggagtggccggactgcgctgaactgccggagtggccggactgcgctgaactgccggagtggccggactgcgctgaactgccggagtggccggactgcgctgaactgccggagtggccggactgcgctgaactgccggagtggccggactgccctgttctgccggagtggccggactgccctgttctgccggagtggccggactgccctgttctgccggagtggccggactgccctgttctgccggagtggccggactgccctgttctgccggagtggccggactgccctgttctgccagagtggccggactgccctgttctgccagagtggccggactgccctgttctgccagagtggccggactgccctgttctgccagagtggccggactgccctgttctgccagagtggccggactgccctgttctgccagagtggccggactgccctgttctgccagagtggccggactgccctgttctgccagagtggccggactgccctgttctgccagagtggcaggactgccctgttctgccagagtggccggactgccctgttctgccagaggtgcccgcctg comes from Salmo salar chromosome ssa20, Ssal_v3.1, whole genome shotgun sequence and encodes:
- the LOC106593498 gene encoding extracellular calcium-sensing receptor, with the translated sequence MGVRQYINLYLSIIMILNSSSLSLLLNNSSASSSSSSCRLQEQFSLNGMYQKGDVILGGLFEVHYFTVFPELSFTSEPHQLYCEGFTSCGFQQAQTMAFAVDEINRNPDLLPNIKLGYQLYDDCQKLGVSLRAAMSLASGREKEFLLDETCSGSPPVLGIVGDPGSTNSIAISSVLGLFRVPMVSHYATCSCLSDRSKYPSFFRTIPSDSFQVRAMIQILHRLGWTWVGLVFSDDDYGVYAARSFHSSLAKSGGCVAYSQVLPKDNRPTELQRIVGEIKSSTARVVVVFSNEAYLLPLVDEVVVQNVKGLQWIASEAWSTSSVFHTPRLMPYLGGTLGIAIRRGEIPGLKDYLLSIRPDDQPANNPGNNMVKQFWEAVFGCRLEPPASWVEAGGDVCTGQEDLRDVETDCGDVSELRPEYNVYKAVYALAHALHDLLQCVPGRGPFSGHRCASLQRLEPWQVVHYLERVNFTTGFGDRVSFDDNGDALAIYDIMNWVWLQDGSVQVETVGVIDESAPAGQELTLDEDRIFWNFESKKPPRSVCSESCPPGTRVARKKGEPVCCFNCISCAEGEVSNTTDSAECLRCPEDFWSSPERDLCIPKGVEFLSYQESLGISLMTASLLGALICAVVLGIFTRYRNTPVVKANNSELSFLLLLSLKLCFLCSLLFIGRPRLWTCQLRHAAFGISFVLCVSCILVKTMVVLAVFRTSKPGGNASLKWFGAGQQRGTVLVLTSFQAAICTAWLVSASPTPHKNTRYHNDKIVYECVVGSVAGFGALLGYIGLLAFLSFLLAFLARNLPDNFNEAKFITFSMLIFCAVWISFVPAYVSSPGMYADAVEIFAILASSFGLLVALFGPKCYIILLRPERNTKKALMGRATTKT